A part of Sulfurifustis variabilis genomic DNA contains:
- a CDS encoding molybdopterin cofactor-binding domain-containing protein, whose translation MISVTVNGTPHRLSVDPEKPLLWILRDELGLKGTKYGCGVGVCGICTVHLNRRAARACMVPAAEIDGADVLTVEGLAARGHRLIDAWIAEQVPQCGYCQPGQLMAAAALLEANARPAAADVAEAMDGVLCRCGTYLRIGRAIARAVAGDVAAAAMPAGPRVVDPPEDALFAPNPWIRIGADGAVTLVIDRSEMGQGVVTGLATLIAEELEVDLEQVRIAFAPASGDYANPRLGSQMTGGSTSVRAAWEALRVAGAGARETLIRAAARTWEVAPDECFASRGAVVHRGSGRRLSYGALASRARGIRPARKRPPLKTASQYRFIGRSSPRLEIPDLVTGRAVFGGDITVPGMRVALVARCPVFGGRVASFDSDAARAVSGVRDVLEIEEGVAVLADDFWSAWRGRGRLSIAWSDGDGAALSSALIRARFRERAQTKGRAVRRQGNVTRALGRAARRLEARYETPYLAHATMEPMNCTARVTHERCDVWVPTQAQTGAQETAMAITGLPAHAVHVHTTFLGGGFGRRQEQDFVAEAVRLARASGTPVQVWWTRADDLQHDFYRPGHLASLVAGLDGSGMPCAWHHRIVGPELVMNGIDLPYAIPHVREEHVVEETAVPVGAWRSVGASQNAFAIECFLDELADAAGRDPLDYRLALLGESPRHRGVLELAAREAGWGRPPAGRHQGIAVYRSFGSWVAQVAEVSVAADGIRVHRVTCALDCGTVVHPDLVRAQMEGAVAFALSAALHGEIRIENGAVQAQSFHDYPIVRWSEMPEVDVHFVGSDRAPGGVGEPGVPPLAPAVANAVWAATRRRLRALPLRLVDGAP comes from the coding sequence ATGATCTCTGTGACCGTGAACGGCACCCCGCACCGCCTTTCGGTCGATCCCGAAAAACCCCTTCTCTGGATCTTGCGCGACGAGCTCGGCCTCAAGGGCACGAAGTACGGCTGCGGCGTGGGCGTCTGCGGGATCTGCACGGTTCACCTCAACCGCCGCGCGGCGCGCGCATGCATGGTGCCGGCTGCGGAGATCGACGGCGCCGACGTGCTCACGGTCGAAGGCCTGGCCGCGCGCGGCCATCGGCTGATCGACGCGTGGATCGCGGAGCAGGTGCCGCAGTGCGGGTACTGCCAGCCCGGTCAGCTCATGGCCGCCGCCGCGCTGCTCGAAGCGAACGCGCGCCCCGCGGCCGCCGACGTCGCGGAGGCGATGGACGGCGTGCTCTGCCGTTGCGGGACCTACCTCCGCATCGGCCGCGCGATCGCGCGCGCCGTCGCCGGCGACGTCGCGGCCGCCGCGATGCCCGCGGGCCCCCGCGTGGTCGATCCGCCGGAAGACGCGCTTTTCGCGCCCAACCCCTGGATCCGCATCGGCGCCGACGGCGCCGTCACGCTCGTCATCGACCGCTCCGAGATGGGTCAGGGTGTCGTGACCGGCCTCGCGACGCTGATCGCCGAGGAGCTCGAGGTGGATCTCGAACAGGTGCGGATCGCGTTCGCCCCGGCGTCCGGCGACTACGCGAATCCCCGGCTCGGGTCGCAGATGACGGGCGGCAGCACGAGCGTGCGCGCCGCCTGGGAGGCGCTGCGCGTCGCCGGCGCCGGCGCGCGCGAGACGCTGATCCGCGCGGCCGCGCGGACGTGGGAGGTCGCACCCGACGAATGCTTCGCCTCGCGCGGCGCCGTCGTGCACCGCGGGAGCGGCCGACGCCTTTCCTACGGCGCGCTCGCGTCGCGGGCGAGGGGGATCCGACCGGCGCGCAAGCGGCCTCCGCTCAAGACCGCGTCGCAGTACCGTTTCATCGGCAGATCCTCTCCACGCCTCGAGATACCGGATCTCGTGACCGGCCGTGCCGTCTTCGGCGGCGATATCACGGTTCCCGGAATGCGCGTCGCGCTGGTCGCGCGCTGCCCGGTCTTCGGCGGCCGCGTGGCGTCGTTCGACTCCGACGCGGCGCGCGCCGTGTCCGGCGTGCGCGATGTCCTCGAGATCGAGGAAGGCGTGGCGGTGCTCGCCGACGATTTCTGGTCCGCGTGGCGCGGACGCGGGCGACTCTCGATCGCCTGGTCCGACGGCGATGGCGCCGCGCTCTCGAGCGCGCTCATCCGGGCGCGCTTTCGCGAGCGGGCGCAGACCAAGGGCCGCGCCGTGCGGCGTCAAGGGAACGTCACGCGCGCCCTCGGGCGCGCGGCGCGAAGGCTCGAGGCACGGTACGAGACGCCCTATCTCGCCCACGCCACGATGGAGCCCATGAACTGCACCGCGCGCGTGACGCACGAGCGCTGCGACGTGTGGGTTCCGACCCAAGCGCAAACGGGGGCGCAGGAAACCGCGATGGCGATCACCGGCCTGCCGGCGCACGCCGTGCACGTGCACACGACCTTCCTCGGCGGCGGGTTCGGAAGGCGGCAGGAGCAGGACTTCGTCGCGGAGGCGGTCAGGCTCGCGCGCGCGAGCGGGACGCCCGTGCAGGTGTGGTGGACGCGCGCGGACGACCTGCAGCACGACTTTTATCGTCCCGGCCATCTCGCCTCGCTCGTGGCGGGACTCGACGGGAGCGGCATGCCGTGCGCGTGGCACCACCGCATCGTCGGCCCCGAGCTCGTCATGAACGGCATCGATCTGCCCTACGCCATCCCGCACGTGCGCGAGGAGCATGTCGTCGAGGAAACGGCCGTGCCGGTGGGCGCCTGGCGCTCGGTCGGCGCTTCGCAGAACGCATTCGCGATCGAATGCTTCCTCGACGAGCTGGCTGACGCCGCAGGCCGGGATCCCCTCGACTATCGCCTCGCGCTCCTCGGGGAATCGCCGCGCCATCGCGGCGTGCTCGAGCTCGCGGCGCGGGAGGCGGGCTGGGGCCGGCCCCCGGCCGGGCGTCACCAGGGCATCGCGGTTTATCGGTCGTTCGGAAGCTGGGTCGCGCAGGTGGCGGAGGTGTCCGTGGCGGCGGACGGGATCCGCGTGCACCGCGTTACCTGCGCGCTCGACTGCGGCACGGTGGTCCATCCCGATCTCGTTCGCGCGCAGATGGAAGGCGCGGTGGCGTTCGCCCTCTCCGCCGCGCTCCACGGCGAGATCCGTATCGAGAACGGCGCCGTTCAGGCACAGAGTTTTCATGACTACCCGATCGTCCGATGGAGCGAGATGCCCGAGGTCGACGTGCATTTCGTCGGTTCCGACCGGGCCCCGGGTGGAGTTGGCGAACCGGGCGTGCCGCCCCTCGCGCCGGCGGTCGCCAACGCGGTCTGGGCCGCGACCCGGCGGCGCCTGCGCGCCCTGCCCCTGCGGCTCGTCGACGGCGCGCCCTGA
- a CDS encoding aldo/keto reductase — translation MTDVRLSRRAMLRLLLASAPLAAGVRPARAAGEPMTQRTIPVSGERIPVIGLGTWQTFDVGPAETERAPLREVLRLFLAHGGRVVDSSPMYGSAESVLGDLAAELRAHDRLFLATKVWTGGEAAGVRQMEESLERMRARRLDLVQVHNLLDWRTHLKTLRAWKEQGRVRYLGVTHYTASAYEELERVMESEPLDFVQLNYSIAEREAERRLLPLARERGIAVLANRPFAKAGLFRRVRGRALPAWAAEFDCASWAQFFLKFVIGHPAVTCAIPATSNPKHAVDNMQAGYGRLPDGAMRQRMAERVRQL, via the coding sequence ATGACCGACGTCCGCCTCAGCCGGCGCGCGATGCTCCGGCTGCTTCTCGCCTCGGCGCCGCTCGCGGCCGGCGTCCGCCCGGCTCGCGCCGCAGGCGAACCCATGACGCAGCGCACGATTCCGGTCTCGGGGGAGCGCATTCCCGTCATCGGTCTCGGTACGTGGCAGACCTTCGACGTCGGCCCGGCCGAAACCGAGCGCGCGCCGCTGCGCGAAGTCCTGCGCCTGTTCCTCGCGCACGGGGGGCGGGTCGTCGACTCCTCGCCGATGTACGGCAGCGCCGAGTCGGTGCTCGGCGATCTCGCCGCGGAGCTGCGCGCGCACGACCGGCTCTTCCTCGCGACCAAGGTCTGGACCGGCGGCGAGGCCGCCGGCGTGCGGCAGATGGAGGAGTCGCTCGAGCGAATGCGTGCCCGGCGGCTCGATCTCGTGCAGGTCCACAACCTGCTCGACTGGCGCACGCACCTCAAGACGCTGCGCGCATGGAAGGAGCAGGGGCGGGTACGCTACCTCGGCGTCACCCATTACACCGCCTCGGCGTACGAGGAGCTCGAACGCGTGATGGAGAGCGAGCCGCTCGATTTCGTGCAGCTCAACTATTCGATCGCCGAGCGCGAGGCCGAGCGGCGGCTCCTGCCGCTCGCGCGCGAGCGCGGCATCGCGGTGCTCGCGAACCGTCCCTTTGCCAAGGCAGGGCTCTTCCGGCGCGTGCGCGGGCGCGCGCTGCCCGCCTGGGCCGCCGAGTTCGACTGTGCGAGCTGGGCGCAGTTCTTCCTCAAGTTCGTGATCGGCCACCCGGCCGTGACCTGCGCGATCCCGGCGACGAGCAATCCGAAGCACGCCGTCGACAACATGCAGGCCGGCTACGGTCGCCTGCCGGACGGAGCGATGCGGCAGCGGATGGCGGAGCGGGTGCGGCAGCTCTAG
- a CDS encoding 3-deoxy-7-phosphoheptulonate synthase, with protein MSANGINNVNVVSQELLPTPEQVKAALPLTAAAERTVREGRATLRRILAREDPRLFVVVGPCSIHDAGAAREYATRLRRLADEVAGSLFLIMRVYFEKPRTTVGWKGLINDPFMDDSFHIEKGLYLARELLLYIAELGLPAATEALDPITPQYLNDLVTWTAIGARTTESQTHREMASGLSTPVGFKNGTDGSLGVAINALKSVARPHHFLGINQNGQCAVFRTRGNRDAHVVLRGGGGRPNYDSVSIAMCERELAENGLPANIVVDCSHGNSNKDPALQSLVAENCVNQILEGNRSIVGLMLESNLHWGNQPIPKNLAQLKYGVSVTDACIDWSATETLLKSAAAKMRPLLAARAGAA; from the coding sequence ATGAGCGCCAACGGCATCAACAACGTCAACGTCGTCTCGCAGGAGCTGCTGCCGACGCCCGAGCAGGTGAAGGCGGCGCTGCCGCTCACCGCCGCGGCCGAGCGCACCGTCCGCGAGGGGCGCGCGACGCTCCGCCGGATCCTCGCGCGCGAGGATCCGCGTCTCTTCGTGGTCGTCGGTCCCTGCTCGATCCACGACGCCGGAGCGGCGCGCGAGTACGCGACGCGCCTTCGCCGGCTTGCCGACGAGGTGGCCGGCAGCCTCTTCCTGATCATGCGCGTGTACTTCGAGAAGCCCCGTACGACCGTTGGGTGGAAGGGGCTCATCAACGACCCGTTCATGGACGATTCCTTCCACATCGAGAAGGGGCTTTACCTCGCGCGGGAGCTGCTCCTGTACATCGCCGAGCTCGGGCTGCCGGCCGCGACGGAGGCGCTCGACCCGATCACGCCGCAGTACCTGAACGACCTCGTCACCTGGACCGCCATCGGCGCGCGCACCACGGAGTCGCAGACCCATCGCGAGATGGCGAGCGGCCTGTCGACGCCCGTCGGCTTCAAGAACGGCACCGACGGCAGCCTCGGGGTCGCGATCAACGCGCTCAAGTCGGTCGCGCGCCCGCACCATTTCCTCGGCATCAACCAGAACGGGCAGTGCGCGGTCTTCCGCACGCGCGGCAACCGCGACGCGCACGTCGTGCTCCGCGGCGGAGGCGGGCGCCCGAACTACGACTCGGTCTCGATCGCGATGTGCGAGCGTGAGCTCGCCGAGAACGGCCTGCCGGCGAACATCGTCGTCGACTGCTCGCACGGCAACTCGAACAAGGATCCCGCCCTTCAGTCGCTCGTGGCGGAGAACTGCGTCAACCAGATCCTGGAAGGCAACCGCTCCATCGTGGGGCTCATGCTCGAGAGCAACCTCCACTGGGGCAACCAGCCGATCCCGAAGAACCTCGCGCAGCTGAAATACGGCGTGTCGGTCACGGACGCCTGCATCGACTGGTCCGCCACCGAGACGCTGCTGAAGTCCGCCGCCGCGAAGATGCGGCCTCTGCTCGCGGCGCGCGCCGGCGCCGCCTAG
- a CDS encoding DUF3301 domain-containing protein, which translates to MIELGLILFIALALALWVDGRRVQEIGVRAARRECERAGMQFLDETVALGRLALRRDADGRIRLERAYHFEYGTPSGDRERGRVVVLGSRLTALELEHRFVHLQ; encoded by the coding sequence ATGATCGAGCTCGGACTCATCCTGTTCATCGCGCTTGCCCTCGCACTCTGGGTGGACGGCCGGCGCGTGCAGGAGATCGGGGTACGGGCGGCGCGGCGCGAGTGCGAGCGCGCCGGCATGCAGTTCCTCGACGAAACGGTGGCGCTCGGCCGCCTGGCGCTGCGGCGAGACGCGGACGGCCGCATCCGGCTCGAGCGCGCCTACCATTTCGAGTACGGCACTCCTTCCGGCGACCGGGAGCGGGGCCGAGTGGTGGTCCTCGGCAGCCGGCTGACCGCGCTCGAGCTCGAGCACCGGTTCGTGCACCTGCAGTAA
- a CDS encoding tetratricopeptide repeat protein: MGTPSYIVDATAENFHAVVLENSDKGPVLVSYWSPRAGPCMMLLPRLIRLATEFNGRFLLALLNTDEYGPLAREQGVMSVPTVKMFRGGKVVDTLHGAESDPVLRDFIGKHVPAKTVTPLYGQAVEAYQKGELDRAVRLAAEAALAEPGNPQIPLDLAKLLMLAGRFPEASRLLKSLPGPAKDNAELRNLSAHLDFISTSQSAPPPDALESAIASDPENLEARYQLAAARVVQDDYEGAMNQLLEIVRRDHAFRDNAARDGLLALFQMLGPEDARVRHYQSQLADAMH, translated from the coding sequence ATGGGGACCCCCTCCTACATCGTCGACGCGACCGCCGAGAATTTCCACGCGGTCGTGCTGGAAAATTCGGACAAGGGCCCGGTGCTGGTGAGCTACTGGTCGCCGCGGGCCGGCCCTTGCATGATGCTGCTCCCGCGCCTGATCCGCCTCGCCACGGAGTTCAACGGCCGGTTCCTGCTCGCGCTCCTGAACACCGACGAGTACGGACCCTTGGCGCGCGAGCAGGGCGTGATGAGCGTGCCCACCGTGAAGATGTTCCGGGGCGGCAAGGTCGTCGACACGCTGCACGGTGCCGAGTCCGACCCCGTCCTGCGTGATTTCATCGGCAAGCATGTCCCGGCCAAGACGGTCACGCCGCTCTACGGGCAGGCGGTCGAGGCCTACCAGAAGGGCGAGCTCGACCGCGCCGTGCGCCTCGCGGCGGAAGCCGCGCTCGCCGAGCCCGGCAATCCGCAGATCCCGCTCGATCTCGCCAAGCTCCTCATGCTGGCCGGCCGGTTTCCCGAGGCCTCGCGGCTCCTCAAGTCCCTGCCCGGCCCCGCGAAGGACAACGCGGAGCTGCGCAACCTGTCCGCGCATCTCGATTTCATCAGCACGTCGCAGAGCGCCCCGCCGCCCGACGCCCTGGAGAGCGCGATCGCCAGCGACCCCGAGAACCTCGAGGCGCGCTACCAGCTCGCGGCCGCCAGGGTCGTGCAGGACGACTACGAGGGTGCCATGAACCAGCTGCTCGAGATCGTGCGCCGCGACCACGCCTTCCGCGACAACGCCGCCCGCGACGGACTGCTCGCCCTGTTCCAGATGCTCGGCCCCGAGGACGCGCGCGTCCGGCATTACCAGTCGCAGCTCGCCGACGCGATGCATTGA
- a CDS encoding peptide chain release factor 3, with the protein MATSQHEIARRRTFAIISHPDAGKTTLTEKLLLFGGAIQLAGTVKGRKSARHATSDWMELEKSRGISVTSSVMQFPYDGRIVNLLDTPGHEDFSEDTYRTLTAVDSALMVIDSAKGVEDRTIKLMEVCRLRDTPIMTFVNKLDREGREPLELLDEIERVLTIRCAPVTWPIGSGRRFKGVYHLIENSVHFYAPAHGGRVPEGKVIHGLDNPFLDEVLGEQAAELRQEIELMKGAAETFSREAYLAGTQTPVFFGSAINNFGVKELLDAFVVHAPGPRAREADARQVEPTEEKFSGFVFKIQANMDPKHRDRIAFLRITSGRYEKGMRLFQVRTQRDMQVMNALTFMANERERVEEAYAGDIIGLHNHGTIQIGDTFTEGEALKFGGIPYFAPELFRRVLLADPMRMKALQKGLDQLSEEGATQVFRPLSGNDLVLGAVGVLQFDVVAWRLKHEYGVECRYEAVDVATARWIEGDDAKVRDFRRQYEARLALDRAGHLVYLAPSTVNLNVTMERWPDIRFRATREH; encoded by the coding sequence ATGGCTACCTCCCAGCACGAAATCGCCCGCCGGCGCACGTTCGCGATCATCTCGCACCCGGACGCCGGCAAGACCACGCTCACCGAGAAGCTGCTGCTCTTCGGCGGCGCGATCCAGCTCGCCGGCACGGTGAAGGGGCGCAAGAGCGCGCGCCACGCGACCTCGGACTGGATGGAGCTCGAGAAGAGCCGCGGCATCTCGGTCACCTCGTCGGTGATGCAGTTCCCCTACGACGGGCGCATCGTGAACCTCCTCGATACGCCCGGCCACGAGGATTTCTCGGAGGACACCTACCGCACGCTCACCGCGGTCGACTCGGCCCTGATGGTCATCGACAGCGCGAAGGGCGTCGAGGACCGCACCATCAAGCTCATGGAGGTGTGCCGCCTGCGCGACACGCCGATCATGACCTTCGTGAACAAGCTCGACCGGGAGGGGCGGGAGCCGCTGGAGTTGCTCGACGAGATCGAGCGGGTGCTCACGATCCGCTGCGCGCCCGTCACCTGGCCGATCGGTTCGGGTCGGCGCTTCAAGGGCGTGTACCACCTGATCGAGAACTCCGTGCACTTCTACGCGCCGGCCCACGGCGGGCGCGTGCCCGAGGGCAAGGTGATCCACGGGCTGGACAATCCGTTTCTGGACGAGGTCCTCGGCGAGCAGGCGGCCGAGCTGCGCCAGGAGATCGAGCTGATGAAGGGCGCGGCGGAAACGTTCTCGCGCGAGGCCTACCTCGCCGGGACGCAGACGCCGGTCTTCTTCGGTTCGGCGATCAACAACTTCGGCGTGAAGGAGCTGCTCGACGCCTTCGTCGTTCATGCTCCCGGCCCGCGCGCGCGGGAGGCCGACGCGCGCCAGGTCGAGCCGACGGAAGAAAAGTTCAGCGGCTTCGTGTTCAAGATCCAGGCGAACATGGACCCCAAGCATCGCGACCGCATCGCCTTCCTGCGCATCACCTCCGGGCGTTACGAGAAGGGCATGCGCCTCTTCCAGGTGCGCACGCAGCGCGACATGCAGGTGATGAACGCGCTTACGTTCATGGCCAACGAGCGCGAGCGCGTCGAGGAGGCGTACGCCGGCGACATCATCGGCCTGCACAACCACGGCACGATCCAGATCGGCGACACCTTTACCGAGGGCGAGGCGCTCAAATTCGGCGGCATCCCGTACTTCGCGCCCGAGCTCTTCCGGCGCGTGCTGCTCGCCGACCCCATGCGCATGAAGGCGCTGCAGAAGGGCCTCGACCAGCTGAGCGAGGAAGGCGCCACGCAGGTGTTCCGCCCGCTCAGCGGCAACGACCTCGTGCTCGGCGCCGTCGGCGTGCTCCAGTTCGACGTGGTGGCCTGGCGCCTGAAGCACGAGTACGGCGTCGAGTGCCGCTACGAGGCCGTCGACGTGGCCACGGCGCGCTGGATCGAGGGCGACGACGCCAAGGTCCGCGATTTTCGCCGTCAGTACGAGGCGCGGCTGGCTCTCGACCGCGCCGGCCACCTGGTTTACCTCGCGCCGAGCACGGTCAATCTGAACGTCACGATGGAGCGCTGGCCGGACATCCGTTTCCGCGCGACCCGGGAGCACTGA
- a CDS encoding NAD(P)/FAD-dependent oxidoreductase, translated as MDARADRVAMHVVPRIVVVGGGAGGLELASRLGRTLGRRGRAHVTLVDHALTHLWKPLLHEVAAGTLDSHDDDVDYIAQAASRGFEFRLGRMQDIDRAAKAVRIAPTLDERGEVIIPARTVPYDLLVVAVGSVTNDFGIEGVREHCAFLDSRDDADRFQRRLLESYMRAQTQTEPLREGQLNVAIVGAGATGVELAAELHHVARQMVAYGFDRIVPEKDVRLVIIEASDRILPALPRRLAEPAERELKRLNVQVHTGKRVTRAAAEGLTTHDGLFIAAEHKVWAAGIKAPDFLRDLAGLETNRLNQLVVRRTLQTTRDDDIFAFGDCASCPRPGHDKPVPPTAQAAHQQASLLVRSLARRLRGEPLPEYVYRDYGSLVSLSEYSTVGSLMGNLTGSVHVEGWLARVLYRSLYRLHQRALFGALRTGLLVVADTLTRPTRPRTKLH; from the coding sequence ATGGACGCACGCGCGGACCGGGTCGCCATGCACGTCGTGCCGCGCATCGTCGTGGTCGGCGGCGGCGCGGGCGGGCTCGAGCTCGCGAGCCGCCTCGGGCGCACGCTGGGACGGCGGGGCCGGGCGCACGTCACGCTCGTCGATCACGCGCTCACGCATCTGTGGAAGCCGCTGCTGCACGAGGTCGCCGCGGGCACGCTCGACTCCCACGACGACGACGTCGACTACATCGCGCAGGCGGCCTCGCGGGGCTTCGAGTTCCGGCTGGGACGCATGCAGGACATCGACCGGGCGGCGAAGGCGGTGCGCATCGCGCCGACCCTGGACGAGCGCGGGGAAGTGATCATCCCGGCACGCACGGTGCCGTACGACCTGCTCGTCGTCGCCGTCGGCAGCGTGACCAACGACTTCGGCATCGAGGGCGTGCGCGAGCACTGCGCGTTCCTCGACAGCCGCGACGACGCCGACCGTTTCCAGCGCCGGCTGCTCGAGAGCTACATGCGCGCCCAGACGCAGACCGAGCCGCTTCGCGAGGGGCAGCTCAACGTGGCGATCGTGGGTGCGGGCGCGACCGGCGTCGAGCTCGCCGCCGAGCTGCACCACGTCGCGCGCCAGATGGTGGCCTACGGCTTCGACCGTATCGTCCCGGAGAAGGACGTGCGGCTCGTGATCATCGAGGCCTCCGACCGGATCCTGCCCGCCCTCCCGCGCCGGCTGGCGGAGCCGGCCGAGCGCGAGCTGAAGCGCCTGAACGTTCAGGTGCACACGGGCAAGCGCGTCACCCGGGCCGCCGCCGAAGGGCTGACGACGCACGACGGGCTGTTCATCGCGGCCGAGCACAAAGTCTGGGCGGCGGGCATCAAGGCGCCCGATTTCCTCCGCGACCTCGCCGGCCTCGAGACCAACCGCCTCAACCAGCTGGTGGTGCGCCGCACGCTGCAGACGACGCGCGACGACGACATCTTCGCCTTCGGCGACTGCGCGAGCTGCCCGCGCCCGGGCCACGACAAGCCGGTTCCGCCGACCGCGCAGGCCGCGCACCAGCAGGCCTCCCTGCTCGTGCGCTCGCTCGCGCGAAGGCTTCGCGGCGAGCCCCTGCCTGAGTACGTCTACCGCGATTACGGCTCGCTCGTCTCGCTGAGCGAATACAGCACGGTCGGCAGTCTCATGGGCAACCTCACCGGGTCGGTGCACGTCGAGGGCTGGCTCGCCCGCGTGCTCTACCGCAGTCTCTATCGCCTGCACCAGCGCGCGCTCTTCGGCGCCTTGCGGACGGGACTGCTCGTCGTCGCCGACACGCTCACCCGGCCGACGCGCCCGCGGACGAAGCTGCATTGA